ATGCCGGTTGCCCACGCGTTAAACTTGAAGAAGGCGTGAAGCGATTAATTAGGGCAATAAAGTCGCTGCAGTAAGTATTCAGGGGAGGAAACTCCCCTTTTTAATACCTTATTGTTAATGCGCAGCCAACGCATAAGCAATTTGAAGAATGGCGGATATATCAATGGATTTGCCAAAGGGGGCTGTTTTATTTATCGCTTTGTACCATGCTAGTTATACCCGTCTGTTTTGCGGAAGAATGTTCACGTTTGGCATGCAATTAATTCTTCTCCTCAGAGAGCATTATGCAAAAATCAGTCATTCCGCTCATCACCGCGATATTATTTTTCCTTACAGGCACGTTCATTCTGAACCTGCAACTCTGGTTTTCTGCTGGTTTCGCAAACACCGCTGGAGCCGTGAGAGCCGCTAAAAGTATTGACGGGATCCTTGAAGAAGCGCGGGTTGCCACCGAGGAAGGAATGGCTATCGCTAAAGCCGAATGTACATCAGAGGCGCAATACCGGCTCGGGACTGAAGCTGCGTTAGAACCCCATCTCAGAACCATTCTGATTATTAAGCATGACAAAATATGGTGTTCCTCTCTCCCCGGAAATCGCCTGTTGCTGGCTAACATAGCCGAACTCCCTGACACCCTGCTCGCGCTTGTTCAGGCAAGATACAGCCTGAATGGTTTGCCTGTGCTGCTTTACCAGACGTCTATACAGGAAGGAAAAATTATTGTGACCATCAGTGACTCTCACATTCGGGATGCACTGAACACCTCACTTAAAAATACCCATTTCATGTTGGTGGTTCATGGCCGGGCCATTGGCCTTACTGGTGCGGTTAAGGATCATTCCAGCAGCGATGAAAAATACGGTTTTGTGCAGTCAAACAATTATCCGTTCAGGGTCGCCTATAACCATCCTGCATTTTTCAGCCTACAACGGTTGTTTGACCAGGGGGCTGGAATGCTGCTGTTTATTCTGCTGATCTCCTGCGCCGTGGCATATGCCTTACATAAATACTTCAACAAATACACCACACCAGAAGACACTTTACGCAGTGCCATCGATAACGGCGAGATTGTGCCTTTTTATCAACCCATCGTGAATGGCAGAACAGGAACGCTTCGGGGAGTGGAAGTTCTGGCTCGGTGGAAACACCCGACAGCCGGTTTTATTTCACCGGCGTCCTTCATACCGATTGCCGAAAAATCAGGTCTGATTGTGCAGTTAACTCAGTCCCTGATGGCACAGGTCATTGCCAATATGAATGCCATTACCAGTAAATTACCTGAAGGTTTTCATCTCGGGATCAATTTTAGCGCCACGCATATTAATTCCCCTGCTTTCCTCGATGACTGCATGAAATACCGTGACAGTTTCCAATGCAAAGATCTGACACACGTGATTGAGGTGACTGAACGGGAACCTTTAAACGTCGACGAACAACTCATTACTAAACTCAATATCCTGCATGACAGTGGTTTTGCCATTGCACTGGATGATTTTGGTACGGGTTATTCTGGGCTTTCTTATCTCAATGATTTACAAATTGATTATATTAAAATCGACCAGAGTTTCGTGGGTAGAGTGAATGAAAATGCGGAGTCCACCATACTGCTTGATTGTGTTATTGACCTGGCGAGCAGGCTGTCATTAAGCATTGTGGCGGAGGGCGTTGAGACATTGGCACAAGTGGAATATCTGAACCGACACAACATCACATTTCTTCAGGGATACTATTTTTACAAACCCGTCAGCTTTACGGATCTGGTGAAAATACTGTTGTCCAGGCCCAGAGAAAAGGTTGTCATTGAATGAACCTGTGCCTTTGATTGTGAGTGTTACAGCCTCTTACTAATCCTGGTATTTTCAATACATTCTTTGTCAGACATAAAGTACGCGAGCAACGTTAAACTTATTCACCCCAACCCAGTCAATCTGGATTTTTGAATGCCAGCGCTTAAAAAATTTCACCTCCTGACAATAGCCTCCGCTCTCTTGCTGCCATTAACAGCATTTTCGTCCCCTAGCGTACAGGTCGGTTTCTCGCCTGAAGGTTCTGCGCGTGAATTGGTGTTGAAGACAATAAATCAGGCACACACGTCGATAGAAATGATTGGCTATTCTTTCCAGGCTCCAGATATCGCACAGGCACTGGTAAATGCACACTCTCATGGCGTTAACGTGCGTGTTGTGGTGGATGAAAGGCGCAATCAGGTTAAAGCCAGCAGGAATACGATGCAGTATGTCGCGTCCCACGGGGTTGAACTACGAATTGACGGGCATTACCACATACAGCACGACAAGACGATTATCGTTGACGATCGCACCGTCGAAACGGGCTCGTTTAACTTCGCCCCTTCCGCCGAGACTGAAAACTCAGAAAATGTCGTCGTGATAAACGATATGCCAGACGTGACTCGGCAGTATATTGCGCACTGGCAGTCGCGATGGGACTTGGGCAAACCCTATGCGGTTTAAGTGTTAAATCACGGATAAAAAAAGACCAGCAATCGGAAAGCTGGTCAATCATATGCAGGCGCAGATTATCTTGCTACGAGCTGAACGCTCATTGAATTGTTATGTCGAGAGCATTATCAAATGCGCTTTGAGTATAGAGCAAGGAATAAAATACGGGGCAAGGATGGAACGGAATTCGATGTGTATGCTTACCATCACACCTGGATGAATTGCCGCTTTCTGCTTTTATTTTCAGGTAATTATCTTTGTTTCTAATAGCTTACAACACCGTGCTATAATGTACCGCACTTTAATCAATAAAAGAGTGCGACCATGATTGATACCTCCATCCCATTAACCGATTTGCACCGTCATCTTGATGGTAATATTCGTGCACAAACGATCCTCGATCTAGGCCGCCAGTTTAACCTGTCACTCCCGGCTGATTCTCTTGAAGCACTTCGTCCTCATGTACAAGTCGTGGAAACCGCGCCTGATTTGGTTAGTTTCCTGCAAAAACTCGACTGGGGCGTGAAAGTCCTGGCCTCTCTGGATGCCTGTCGCCGTGTGGCATGGGAAAATATTGAAGATGCCGCACGCAACGGCCTGCATTATGTGGAGCTGCGCTTCTCGCCAGGATATATGGCGATGACGCATAACTTGCCGGTCGCCGGTGTGGTAGAAGCGGTGATTGAAGGCGTGCGTCAAGGCTGCCGCGACTTTGGTGTTGAAGCACGTCTGATCGGCATTCTGAGCCGTACGTTTGGTGAGGCCGCATGCGAAGCTGAGTTGGATGCCCTGCTGACTCATCGCGACCACATTACCGCGCTTGACCTTGCAGGTGATGAACTGGGTTTCCCGGGCAGCTTATTCTTGAACCACTTTAACCGCGCACGCGATGCTGGCTGGCATATCACCGTCCACGCGGGCGAAGCAGCTGGCCCGGAAAGTATCTGGCAGGCGATTCGTGAACTGGGTGCGGAGCGTATCGGTCACGGTGTGAAAGCTGTTGAAGACCCGGCACTGATGGATTTCCTGGCTGAACACGGTATCGGTATCGAATCCTGCCTGACATCAAATATTCAAACCAGCACCGTGGCATCTTTGGATAAGCATCCATTGATTACCTTCCTGAATAAAGGTGTGCTGGCGACCATTAATACCGATGATCCGGCAGTCCAGGGTATCGATATTATTCATGAATATACAGTTGCGGCCCCGCAAGCGGGTCTGAGCGCGGCACACATCCGTACCGCGCAAGAGAATGGTTTGAAAATTGCCTTCCTCAGTGAAGCGGAAAAGCAGGCGCTGATCGCTAAAGTTCGCGCCGCGTAAACATTCCCATCCTTCGTCAAACGCTTGAGTCAGGAGACTGACTCAAGCGCTCTCTTTTCCTTCGCCGTTTTGCGTGCATAACGCTGCGCCAGCACCGCACAGACCATCAATTGCACCTGATGGAATATCATCAAAGGCAAAACCATCATGCCCACAGCACTGGCCGGGAACAGCACGTTTGCCATCGGCACACCGTTCGCGAGGCTTTTTTTGGAGCCACAGAACACAATGGTAATTTCGTCCGCCGTGTTGAACCCCATAAAACGCGCGACCCAGGTATTGACTACCAGAACTATCGCCAGCAACACAATTGAGCAGCCCAAAATGGCTAACAACGCGGTGCCATTAACCTGCTGCCAAATACCTTCCACTACCGCTTCGCTAAAGGCCACATACACCACCAGCAAAATAGATGACCTGTCGGTCATGCTGATCAGTTTTTTATGTTTATCGACCCAACGACCAATCAGTGGGCGCGACAAATGCCCCACCACAAACGGCACCATCAATTGCAGGATGATTTTGCCAATGGCATGCAGTGTGTCAGTGGTGCCTTCCTGCGTATTCATTAATGCACCGACTAAAACTGGTGACAGGAAAATCCCCAGAATACTGGATGCCGAAGCGCTACATACCGCCGCCGCCACGTTTCCGCCTGCGACCGAGGTGAAGGCAATTGCCGACTGTACAGTCGCAGGCAACGCGCAGAGGTACAGGAAGCCCATGTACAGCGGTTGATTCAGGATGCCAGGCGAAAGAAAGCCCATCGCCAGCCCCAACAGTGGGAAAAGCGCGAAGGTGCTGAGGAAAACCACAAGATGGAGTTTCCAGTGCCCCATGCCTGCCACAATTGCATCCCGGGAAAGTTTTGCCCCGTGCATGAAAAACAGCAGCGCAATCGCGGCCGTGGTCAGGTATTCAAATGCAGTTTTAACCGCACCTTCGCAGGGGAAAAGCGAAGCAATGACCACGACGGCGATCATAATCAGTAAAAAAGTATCGATTTTCAGGCGCTGCAACCACTTCATCCGACTTCCTTCTACATGTGCCAATATTTTTGACGTTGAATCAAACCAACCGAACTTGCGAACGTTCGGTCTCAATAGTAATTGATGTCATTCTTGATGATGTACGTTTCAACTTTGGACGGCTTAGCATTGAGATCGGTAATGTTCAGCACACATTCCAGTGGATTAAAATGGCCGTCGTAATCGCAGGTTTGTTTAACCTGCGCAATAGATTTACCGTTCAACATACTTTCAGATGTGAAATCGAGTTTTTTCTTGAGATCACTGCCTGTTTTCGCGGTGATAGTCAGGGTTTCATCATTCGATTGCGTCGTTTTGCCTAATGGGAAACCGTCCGCATCGTAGCGATAAACTATCGATGTCTCTTTACCGTGTGCTGCGACCACAAAGCCTTTATCGTCGGTTTCATAAGTGAGGACCGCCTGGGGTAACTCCGCCAGTTGGCATTTACCCTGCAGTTTCACGCGTCTTTCATGGGTAATCGCATCGATATAATAGTTAGCATTCAGCACAAGCGTAGCGCCGGTGTTGCTTTCCAGATCATGAAATTCAAGTTCGTTAAAACACCCTTCTTCCGACACCAGACCCACGACGCGTTTTATCACTTCGCCCTTCTGATTGATGAGCGTTTGGGTGAAATCTTTGACTGGCCCGCGTAATGGATCAAAGTCGAACTCATTTGAAAAACTGGCCATTTCTGGCGTATAGGAGAGCGTATTATTCTGATTATCACACCCGGCAACAGAGGCTACCAGCGCACTAAGGATAATGATTTTCTTCACGTAAATCCGGCTCCGACTTGAAATGTAACGAACATGATATACCCAAAATAATTCAAGTTGCTTAAAGGCGGCAAACCCGTGACAAATCTGTCTGGAACAGATTTGAACAGCGCTTGCGCTGGCCCGTAGGGTGAGCCTCATGGATGAGGCTCATCAATCCCCAGGAGCTTACTTAAGTAAGTGACTGGGGTGAGCGGGTGTAGCCAACGCATAAGCAGCTTGAAGTATGAAGGGTATAAGCAAATACAACACTTTACACTAGAGGAACTATGCTTATACAACGCCCCTAAGATAAGGAAGAGATGATGAAACGCTCAATTTGGCTGGGTGTATGTCTGTTAATCGCGACCACTCCGGTACTCGCCGCGCAGACGTCATGCGATACAGTCAAGGCCGACATTCAGCAAAAAATTATTAAAAATGGTGTCCCGGAAACGGGGTTTACTTTGACGATAGTGCCAAATGATCAGGCCTCTCAACCTGATGCACAAGTTGTTGGCCACTGCGCTAATGATACTCAGAAAATTCTCTATACGCGTACCAGCAGCGGAAACTATCCCGCTAGCGGCGGAAATACTCAGGACGGTACACCCGCTGAACCGCAGTAATCATGCCATCGGGGCGTTTTCGCCCCGTCACACTTAACATAACCCACTGTATAATAAAAAGATTAATCAATAGCCAATCACAAACTGACCCAGTGTGTTTCAGATATGACTTGTGGTGATTTATTTTTAAACATAATAGTTCGTGTGGTTTAGCCCTGTTTTGCGGTATTTCCATTTTTTTTGTTAAACGCAAAACGTTAGGAAACTGCAAATGGCTTTAATTTCTTGCAAGGAATGCCAAAAAGAAGTGTCGAGGTCCGCAAAAGCATGTCCACATTGTGGTGCCAGCAAACCGGCTGCCACCAAAGAGAAAACGGTTAAAGGCTTTTTGGGTTTGGTGACTCTCATTTTGGGCGGGTTGATTTGGTTTGGCTCGGTAAATGCCCAGGAAAATGTTCAGCAAAATGACAATGTTAACGAACCCACAGCGTCGAAAGAAATCGTAAGTTACACCGCCGTTCAATTATCCAAAGCATATGAAGAAAACGAAGTAGCTACCGATGAGGCGCTGAAAGGCAAGCGGGTCAATGTCACAGGCCAGGTGGAATCAATAGACAAAGATTACTCCGGCACGATATTTATCCATATCAGCACGTTAAATGAGTCTATGCCCGCCAGAATGGATATTGCGGAGAGGCAAAAAGCCGTGGCAACGTCGCTTCGTAACGGCGACAAAATTAGTATCACATGCGAAAAAATGTCGCGACTGGTTGGAGAACCTTATGGCAGTGATTGCGTCATTAACCCACCCGCTGATACGCAACCTGTTACTGCAACCGCGCCCACTCAACCTGCTGAAAATAAAACGTTTAGCTGTGACGAGACAGACCCTGGTTGCCTCGTGGCAAAAGTCATCCTGAGCGCCTGGCCTGAATGCTTGAGAGGCATTGAAAAGGAAGCCGGAGAAAACTTTAAATGGGGCAACGGGGGAAACGTTTCTGGTTATGATCAAATAACCAATATTGGGACTGTTGATGGCAACAACATTAGCGTTACTGATGAAAATGGGGTCACTTCTCAGTTAAATTATACATGTAAAATAGATATATCAACCAAACGCGTACTGTCTGTAAACATCAATAAGTAGCGCAATAAACGGCAGTGGTAATAAGGGGCTTTCGCCCCGTTTTACCTCACCCCCACCTCCAGCAAGTTTCATGCAACTCTCCGCCCTAACTTTGATGCGTGTTAACAACACCTACTCCTAAATAGGTAAAAATCATTTTCGGTCGATAATATTCGCTTGTTAAGCAATATTTCGCTTTGCCGTCATGAATACAAAACAACCACAACAACAAAGACATCCTGAGATAACACGTCATGGAGTGAGTTATGTCGAACCAATCTTGCCCTAATGGAATAACCCGTCGAAACCTGATGAAGACCAGCGCCATTGGCGGGCTGGCCCTCGCGGTGGGGGGAATATCCCTGCCATTTGGCTTGCGAGCCGCAGCCGCGGCGGTGGGAGATGCTGTTTCCCCTAATGAAGATAAAGTCGTTTGGGGAGCCTGTTCAGTAAACTGCGGTAGCCGCTGCGCCCTGCGTTTACACGTGCGCGATAATGAAGTCACCTGGGTTGAAACGGATAACACCGGTAACGATGTCTATGGTGATCACCAGGTGCGCGCCTGCTTGCGTGGTCGTTCAATTCGCCGACGTATTAACCATCCTGAGCGCCTGAACTACCCAATGAAACGCGTCGGTAAACGTGGTGAAGGGAAATTTGAGCGAATCTCATGGGATGAAGCGCTGGATACCATCACTAACAGCCTGAAAAACACAGTAGAAAAATACGGTAACGAAGCGGTTTACATTAACTACACTTCGGGGATTGTTGGCGGCAACATCACGCGCTCCTCACCCAGTGCATCGTTGATTACTCGCCTGATGAACAGCTACGGCGGCTTCCTCGGCCAATACGGCACCTACAGCACCGCGCAAATTGCCTGCGCCATGCCGTACACCTACGGCACCAACGATGGAAACAGCACCTCCGATATCGAGAACAGTAAGCTGGTCGTCTTATTCGGTAATAATCCTGCCGAAACCCGCATGAGCGGAGGCGGCATCACCTATTACCTGGAACAGGCGCGTGAACGCTCCAATGCGCGAATGATCGTTATCGACCCTCGCTACACCGATACCGCAGCTGGACGTGAAGATGAGTGGCTCCCTATTCGTCCAGGTACAGATGCCGCATTAGTTGCCGGTATCGCCCACGTTTTGATTACCCAAAACCTCGTCGATCAACCCTTCCTCGATAAATACTGTGTCGGATACGATGAAAAAACGCTGCCGGAGGGCGCTCCTGCCAACGGTCACTATAAAGCCTGGATCCTCGGCCAGGGTGATGATGGCGTTGAAAAATCCCCACGTTGGGCATCAGCAATTACCGGTATTCCGGTTGATAAAATCATCAAACTTGCCTACGAAATTGGCAGCACCAAACCGGCGTATATCGCGCAGGGTTGGGGACCACAGCGCCAGGCAAACGGCGAACTGACTGCCCGCGCCATCGCTATGTTGCCGATCTTGACCGGAAACGTGGGAATTAGCGGAGGTAACAGCGGTGCGCGTGAATCCACTTACACCATCACCATTGAGCGTATGCCGGTATTAGTTAACCCGGTGAAAACGCAAATCTCCTGCTTTAGTTGGACTGACGCGATTACACGCGGCCCGGAAATGACCGCCAAACGCGATGGCGTGCGAGGGAAAGATAAGCTCGACGTGCCCATTAAGTTCATTTGGAACTACGCCGGTAACACCATTATCAACCAGCATTCTGACATCAACAAAACGCACGATACGCTGCAAGACGATAGCAAGTGCGAGATGATTGTGGTCATTGAGAACTTCATGACCTCTTCGGCAAAATACGCCGATATCCTGCTGCCGGACTTAATGACCGTCGAACAAGAAGACATCATTCCTAACGACTACGCCGGCAATATGGGTTACCTGATTTTTATCCAACCCGCCACGGAACCGAAATTTGAGCGCAAGCCAATTTACTGGATCACCAGCGAAGTGGCTCGTCGTTTAGGGCCGGATATTCATCAGAAATTTACCGAAGGGCGCACTCAGGAGCAGTGGCTACAGTTTTTGTACGCGAAGATGCTGGAAAAAGATCCCCAATTACCGTCGTATGAAGAACTGCGCGCAATGGGGATTTATAAACGTAAAGACCCGAACGGTCATTTTGTCGCGTACAAAGCCTTCCGCACCGACCCGGACGCCAATCCATTAAAAACGCCTTCCGGTAAAATCGAAATCTACTCCAGCAAACTTGCAGACATCGCCGCCAGTTGGGAGTTAGAAAAAGACGAAACCATCAGTCCACTGCCTATTTACGCCTCCACCTTCGACGGCTGGGATGCACCAGAGCGCAGCTCGTATCCGCTTCAACTGTTCGGCTTCCATTACAAAGCCCGTACCCACTCGAGCTACGGCAATATTGATGTGCTGAAAGCCGCCTGCCGCCAGGAAGTGTGGATTAACCCGATTGATGCCCAGGCTCGCGGTATCGCCAACGGCGATATGGTGCGGGTGTTTAATGGTCGCGGTGAGTTGCGTATTCCGGCAAAAGTCACGCCGCGCATCATGCCTGGGGTCACAGCGATGGGCCAGGGTGCCTGGCACGAAGCCAACATGGCCGGTGACCGTATCGACCACGGCTCATGTATCAACACGTTGACCACTCAGCGCCCTTCCCCTTTGGCGAAAGGGAATCCGCAACATACTAATCTGGTCGAAATCCAAAAGGCATAGGGAATAGCTGATGACAACCCAATATGGTTTTTATATTGATTCCAGTCGTTGCACCGGCTGCAAAACTTGCGAGCTGGCCTGTAAGGACTACAAAAATTTATCCCCCGATGTCAGCTTCCGTCGCATCTATGAATATGCAGGTGGCGACTGGCAGGAAGACAACGGCGTCTGGCAGCAAAATGTCTTTGCCTATTACTTATCCATTGCCTGCAACCATTGCGAAGATCCCGCCTGCACCAAAGTCTGCCCAAGTGGTGCGATGCACAAACGCGAAGACGGTTTTGTGGTGGTGAATGAGGACGTTTGTATTGGCTGCCGTTACTGCCATATGGCGTGCCCGTACGGTGCGCCGCAATACAATGCTGAAAAAGGCCACATGACCAAATGCGATGGCTGTTACTCGCGCATTGCTGAAGGCAAGAAGCCAATTTGTGTTGAATCCTGCCCGTTACGTGCACTGGATATGGCCCCGATTGACGAACTGCGTAAAAAATATGGTGTGCAAGCCGCTATTGCTCCGCTGCCGTCAGCGCACTTCACCAAGCCAAATATTGTGATTAAACCCAATGCCAACAGCCGCCCTTGTGGGGATAAAACCGGCTACCTGGCGAATCCAGAGGAGGTTTGAGATGGGAAGCGGATGGCATGAATGGCCGTTGGTGTTGTTTACTGTACTGGGCCAGTGCGTCGTTGGAGCGGTAATCGTGATGGGACTGGCATGGAATGCCGCCAGTAATAACAGCGAATTACAGCAACGGGTCGTTCGATCCATGTTCTTTATCTGGCTGATCATGGGCATTGCATTTATCGCCTCGGTGATGCATCTGGGCTCACCACTGCGAGCATTCAACTCGCTTAATCGCGTCGGGCAATCGGCATTGAGCAATGAAATTGCCAGTGGGTCGGTGTTCTTTGCGGTTGGCGGTTTATGGTGGTTGCTTGCAGTACTGAAAAAAATACCGGTCGCGATTGGCAAGGTGTGGCTGGCTGCAACCATGGTGCTGGGGCTGGTCTTCGTCTGGGCAATGACCCGTGTCTACCAGATTGATATCGTGCCAACCTGGCACAACAGTTACACAACGTGGAGTTTCTTTTTGACGGTTCTTCTGGGCGGCCCGCTACTGGGAACACTGCTGCTCCAGACGGTACGGTATTCATTCCACGACAGTAAACTGGCGACGCTTAGCGCTTTGGCTCTGTTTGCGGCAATGGCCATCATCGTATTGCAAGGCAGCGAACTGGCGGATATTCAGAGCTCAGTACAGCACGCCAGCGCGTTAGTACCTGATTATGCCTCGTTGCAGGTGTGGCGTATTGCACTGATAGCGCTCGGATTGGGCTGCTGGATTTGCCCAATGGTACGACGCACCCCGCCCAAAACAGCCGGGTTATTGTTCGGATTAATATTGGTCATTGTCGGTGAATGTATTGGTCGTGGAATTTTTTACGGCCTGCATATGACCGTCGGCATGGCGGTAACAGGTTAATTGATACAAAATGCGCGGGGTAACTCGCGCAACAAGGAAGAGAATGATGTCTAACACTACGCAAAGACTGGCGACTATCGCCCTGACAGGAAAAGTACTGGGCGCGCTGTATTATCAAGCCCCCACCAGTCAGGATGTCGCCGCACTTTACGCCACACTTGAAGACCCTGAATGGG
The nucleotide sequence above comes from Buttiauxella selenatireducens. Encoded proteins:
- the ynfE gene encoding selenate/tellurate reductase subunit YnfE, with the translated sequence MSNQSCPNGITRRNLMKTSAIGGLALAVGGISLPFGLRAAAAAVGDAVSPNEDKVVWGACSVNCGSRCALRLHVRDNEVTWVETDNTGNDVYGDHQVRACLRGRSIRRRINHPERLNYPMKRVGKRGEGKFERISWDEALDTITNSLKNTVEKYGNEAVYINYTSGIVGGNITRSSPSASLITRLMNSYGGFLGQYGTYSTAQIACAMPYTYGTNDGNSTSDIENSKLVVLFGNNPAETRMSGGGITYYLEQARERSNARMIVIDPRYTDTAAGREDEWLPIRPGTDAALVAGIAHVLITQNLVDQPFLDKYCVGYDEKTLPEGAPANGHYKAWILGQGDDGVEKSPRWASAITGIPVDKIIKLAYEIGSTKPAYIAQGWGPQRQANGELTARAIAMLPILTGNVGISGGNSGARESTYTITIERMPVLVNPVKTQISCFSWTDAITRGPEMTAKRDGVRGKDKLDVPIKFIWNYAGNTIINQHSDINKTHDTLQDDSKCEMIVVIENFMTSSAKYADILLPDLMTVEQEDIIPNDYAGNMGYLIFIQPATEPKFERKPIYWITSEVARRLGPDIHQKFTEGRTQEQWLQFLYAKMLEKDPQLPSYEELRAMGIYKRKDPNGHFVAYKAFRTDPDANPLKTPSGKIEIYSSKLADIAASWELEKDETISPLPIYASTFDGWDAPERSSYPLQLFGFHYKARTHSSYGNIDVLKAACRQEVWINPIDAQARGIANGDMVRVFNGRGELRIPAKVTPRIMPGVTAMGQGAWHEANMAGDRIDHGSCINTLTTQRPSPLAKGNPQHTNLVEIQKA
- a CDS encoding bile acid:sodium symporter family protein, which produces MKWLQRLKIDTFLLIMIAVVVIASLFPCEGAVKTAFEYLTTAAIALLFFMHGAKLSRDAIVAGMGHWKLHLVVFLSTFALFPLLGLAMGFLSPGILNQPLYMGFLYLCALPATVQSAIAFTSVAGGNVAAAVCSASASSILGIFLSPVLVGALMNTQEGTTDTLHAIGKIILQLMVPFVVGHLSRPLIGRWVDKHKKLISMTDRSSILLVVYVAFSEAVVEGIWQQVNGTALLAILGCSIVLLAIVLVVNTWVARFMGFNTADEITIVFCGSKKSLANGVPMANVLFPASAVGMMVLPLMIFHQVQLMVCAVLAQRYARKTAKEKRALESVS
- the add gene encoding adenosine deaminase, whose amino-acid sequence is MIDTSIPLTDLHRHLDGNIRAQTILDLGRQFNLSLPADSLEALRPHVQVVETAPDLVSFLQKLDWGVKVLASLDACRRVAWENIEDAARNGLHYVELRFSPGYMAMTHNLPVAGVVEAVIEGVRQGCRDFGVEARLIGILSRTFGEAACEAELDALLTHRDHITALDLAGDELGFPGSLFLNHFNRARDAGWHITVHAGEAAGPESIWQAIRELGAERIGHGVKAVEDPALMDFLAEHGIGIESCLTSNIQTSTVASLDKHPLITFLNKGVLATINTDDPAVQGIDIIHEYTVAAPQAGLSAAHIRTAQENGLKIAFLSEAEKQALIAKVRAA
- a CDS encoding DUF1161 domain-containing protein yields the protein MKRSIWLGVCLLIATTPVLAAQTSCDTVKADIQQKIIKNGVPETGFTLTIVPNDQASQPDAQVVGHCANDTQKILYTRTSSGNYPASGGNTQDGTPAEPQ
- a CDS encoding phospholipase D family nuclease yields the protein MPALKKFHLLTIASALLLPLTAFSSPSVQVGFSPEGSARELVLKTINQAHTSIEMIGYSFQAPDIAQALVNAHSHGVNVRVVVDERRNQVKASRNTMQYVASHGVELRIDGHYHIQHDKTIIVDDRTVETGSFNFAPSAETENSENVVVINDMPDVTRQYIAHWQSRWDLGKPYAV
- a CDS encoding DMSO/selenate family reductase complex B subunit yields the protein MTTQYGFYIDSSRCTGCKTCELACKDYKNLSPDVSFRRIYEYAGGDWQEDNGVWQQNVFAYYLSIACNHCEDPACTKVCPSGAMHKREDGFVVVNEDVCIGCRYCHMACPYGAPQYNAEKGHMTKCDGCYSRIAEGKKPICVESCPLRALDMAPIDELRKKYGVQAAIAPLPSAHFTKPNIVIKPNANSRPCGDKTGYLANPEEV
- a CDS encoding dimethyl sulfoxide reductase anchor subunit family protein, with product MGSGWHEWPLVLFTVLGQCVVGAVIVMGLAWNAASNNSELQQRVVRSMFFIWLIMGIAFIASVMHLGSPLRAFNSLNRVGQSALSNEIASGSVFFAVGGLWWLLAVLKKIPVAIGKVWLAATMVLGLVFVWAMTRVYQIDIVPTWHNSYTTWSFFLTVLLGGPLLGTLLLQTVRYSFHDSKLATLSALALFAAMAIIVLQGSELADIQSSVQHASALVPDYASLQVWRIALIALGLGCWICPMVRRTPPKTAGLLFGLILVIVGECIGRGIFYGLHMTVGMAVTG
- a CDS encoding YnfC family lipoprotein, which gives rise to MKKIIILSALVASVAGCDNQNNTLSYTPEMASFSNEFDFDPLRGPVKDFTQTLINQKGEVIKRVVGLVSEEGCFNELEFHDLESNTGATLVLNANYYIDAITHERRVKLQGKCQLAELPQAVLTYETDDKGFVVAAHGKETSIVYRYDADGFPLGKTTQSNDETLTITAKTGSDLKKKLDFTSESMLNGKSIAQVKQTCDYDGHFNPLECVLNITDLNAKPSKVETYIIKNDINYY
- a CDS encoding OB-fold protein yields the protein MALISCKECQKEVSRSAKACPHCGASKPAATKEKTVKGFLGLVTLILGGLIWFGSVNAQENVQQNDNVNEPTASKEIVSYTAVQLSKAYEENEVATDEALKGKRVNVTGQVESIDKDYSGTIFIHISTLNESMPARMDIAERQKAVATSLRNGDKISITCEKMSRLVGEPYGSDCVINPPADTQPVTATAPTQPAENKTFSCDETDPGCLVAKVILSAWPECLRGIEKEAGENFKWGNGGNVSGYDQITNIGTVDGNNISVTDENGVTSQLNYTCKIDISTKRVLSVNINK
- a CDS encoding EAL domain-containing protein, whose translation is MQKSVIPLITAILFFLTGTFILNLQLWFSAGFANTAGAVRAAKSIDGILEEARVATEEGMAIAKAECTSEAQYRLGTEAALEPHLRTILIIKHDKIWCSSLPGNRLLLANIAELPDTLLALVQARYSLNGLPVLLYQTSIQEGKIIVTISDSHIRDALNTSLKNTHFMLVVHGRAIGLTGAVKDHSSSDEKYGFVQSNNYPFRVAYNHPAFFSLQRLFDQGAGMLLFILLISCAVAYALHKYFNKYTTPEDTLRSAIDNGEIVPFYQPIVNGRTGTLRGVEVLARWKHPTAGFISPASFIPIAEKSGLIVQLTQSLMAQVIANMNAITSKLPEGFHLGINFSATHINSPAFLDDCMKYRDSFQCKDLTHVIEVTEREPLNVDEQLITKLNILHDSGFAIALDDFGTGYSGLSYLNDLQIDYIKIDQSFVGRVNENAESTILLDCVIDLASRLSLSIVAEGVETLAQVEYLNRHNITFLQGYYFYKPVSFTDLVKILLSRPREKVVIE